One Pocillopora verrucosa isolate sample1 chromosome 10, ASM3666991v2, whole genome shotgun sequence genomic window carries:
- the LOC131784005 gene encoding uncharacterized protein: MNRLLFTLAVVVLMAAHAFALKCYVCKGTEDDCKKSKLEKNKANFLKTCFVGDKCVRSWSKSKDDDALVSSGCTYQTLCDAEKSACDKLKDTLKDYHCAIGCCSEDGCNASSRLAANIILLAISSVLGLALLK, encoded by the exons ATGAATCGTTTGCTGTTCACTCTGGCCGTTGTCGTTCTGATGGCTGCACATG cttttgctttaaaatgttATGTCTGCAAGGGTACTGAAGACGATTGTAAGAAGAGTaagttggaaaaaaacaaagccaaCTTTTTAAAAACGTGTTTTGTCGGCGATAAATGCGTCAGATCTTGGTCTAAAAGCAAAGATGACGATGCCTTGGTTTCGAGTGGATGCACTTACCAAACGCTCTGTGACGCCGAAAAGTCCGCTTGTGATAAATTGAAGGATACTTTGAAGGACTACCATTGTGCGATTGGCTGCTGTTCTGAAGACGGATGTAACGCAAGCTCCCGTTTAGCTGCCAACATCATCCTGTTGGCCATTTCCTCTGTCCTGGGCTTAGCACTACTGAAGTAA
- the LOC131799177 gene encoding uncharacterized protein yields the protein MNRLLFTLAVVVLMAAHAFALKCYACVDTEEDCKKSKLEENKVNFLYPCTADEGDRCFRLWYKRENYDAMVAIGCAKQSFCDAEKSLCDIRRDGADFQCELSCCSEDGCNASSYFTANVILLAVSSVLGLALLK from the exons ATGAATCGTTTGCTGTTCACTCTGGCCGTTGTCGTTCTGATGGCTGCACATG cttttgctttaaaatgttATGCCTGCGTGGATACCGAAGAGGATTGTAAGAAGAGCaagttggaagaaaacaaagtcAACTTTTTATACCCGTGTACAGCTGACGAGGGCGATAGATGCTTCAGATTGTGGtataaaagggaaaattacGATGCCATGGTTGCGATTGGATGTGCTAAGCAATCATTCTGTGACGCCGAAAAGTCCCTTTGTGATATAAGGAGAGATGGCGCGGACTTCCAATGCGAGTTAAGCTGCTGTTCTGAAGACGGATGTAACGCAAGCTCGTATTTCACTGCCAACGTCATCCTGTTAGCCGTTTCCTCTGTCCTGGGCCTGGCACTGCTGAAGTAA
- the LOC131799181 gene encoding uncharacterized protein, with protein MNRLLFTLTVVVLMAAHAFALKCYVCKGTEDDCKKSKLEKNKANFLKTCFVGDKCVRSWSQSKDDDALVSSGCTYQTLCDAEKSACDKLKDTLKDYHCAIGCCSEDGCNASSRLAANIILLAISSVLGLALLK; from the exons ATGAATCGTTTGCTGTTCACTCTGACCGTTGTCGTTCTGATGGCTGCTCATG cttttgctttaaaatgttATGTCTGCAAGGGTACTGAAGACGATTGTAAGAAGAGCaagttggaaaaaaacaaagccaaCTTTTTAAAAACGTGTTTTGTCGGCGATAAATGCGTCAGATCTTGGTCTCAAAGCAAAGATGACGATGCCTTGGTTTCGAGTGGATGCACTTACCAAACGCTCTGTGACGCCGAAAAGTCCGCTTGTGATAAATTGAAGGATACTCTGAAGGACTACCATTGTGCGATTGGCTGCTGTTCTGAAGACGGATGTAACGCAAGCTCCCGTTTAGCTGCCAACATCATCCTGTTGGCCATTTCCTCTGTCCTGGGCCTAGCACTGCTGAAGTAA